Proteins found in one Geomonas subterranea genomic segment:
- a CDS encoding methyl-accepting chemotaxis protein, translated as MLMNMKIGTRLMLSFGLVLLLLIAVAGTGYWGVKEGENTIDHMLETEGRLSEHSSRARANILGMRRYEKDIFLNINDQGKVAEYYGKWTEEANKTTERVADLEKAAVHQDDKEDIKTIKDNMQGYKAGFSKLVAAIQSGRIKTPGEANSAMAEFKGETHKMEETAVKLSQEATKAMHDAKTVIDRATAKVEKLLLGATLLAVLLCVFLSVMVTRSIKRPLQRGVETADRLAAGDLAFEIGATSKDETGLLLAAMEKMLNKLKEVVTEVKAASDYVAQGSQELSSSSEEMSQGASEQAAAAEEASSSMEQMTSNIRQNADNAIQTEKIAVKSADDAKEGGKAVLETVHAMKEIASKINIIEEIARQTNLLALNAAIEAARAGEHGKGFAVVASEVRKLAERSQKAAGEISELSANSVNIAEKAGELLAKMVPDIQKTAELVQEISAASREQDTGAEQINKAIQQLDQVIQQNASASEEMSSTAEELASQAEQLQSTIAFFKIGDDGRIRSKAVRSAKPAGKPGSKQMTAAKAAAHSGAAHNGAAHLGKAVGADLEMDEEFERF; from the coding sequence ATGCTAATGAACATGAAGATTGGTACCAGGTTGATGCTCAGTTTCGGGCTCGTATTGCTGCTGCTGATAGCTGTGGCCGGAACAGGTTACTGGGGAGTCAAGGAAGGGGAGAACACGATTGACCACATGCTCGAAACGGAGGGGAGGCTTTCGGAGCACTCGTCGCGGGCAAGGGCCAACATCCTGGGTATGAGGCGGTACGAGAAGGATATTTTCCTCAACATAAACGATCAAGGAAAGGTCGCTGAATACTACGGGAAATGGACGGAGGAGGCAAATAAGACCACGGAGCGCGTCGCGGACCTGGAAAAGGCCGCCGTACATCAAGATGACAAGGAAGACATAAAGACCATCAAGGACAACATGCAGGGCTATAAAGCCGGGTTCAGCAAACTCGTCGCTGCCATTCAGAGCGGTCGCATCAAAACTCCAGGTGAGGCGAATAGCGCCATGGCGGAGTTCAAGGGCGAGACCCACAAAATGGAGGAAACCGCCGTCAAGCTGTCACAGGAAGCAACCAAGGCGATGCATGATGCAAAAACGGTCATCGACCGCGCCACCGCCAAGGTGGAAAAGTTGCTGCTCGGGGCAACGCTGCTGGCGGTGCTGCTCTGCGTTTTTCTGAGCGTCATGGTGACCCGCAGCATAAAAAGGCCGCTGCAAAGGGGAGTTGAGACTGCGGATCGGCTGGCAGCAGGGGATCTAGCCTTCGAAATCGGAGCGACATCCAAGGATGAGACGGGCCTGCTACTGGCCGCAATGGAAAAGATGCTGAACAAGCTTAAAGAGGTGGTAACCGAGGTGAAGGCCGCCAGCGACTACGTGGCGCAGGGAAGCCAGGAGCTATCCTCCAGCTCCGAGGAGATGTCGCAGGGGGCAAGCGAGCAGGCGGCAGCAGCCGAGGAAGCCTCATCCAGCATGGAGCAGATGACCTCCAACATCCGTCAGAACGCCGACAATGCGATCCAGACGGAAAAGATCGCGGTCAAGTCGGCCGACGACGCCAAAGAAGGAGGCAAGGCGGTACTGGAGACCGTCCACGCCATGAAGGAGATAGCCAGCAAGATCAACATCATCGAGGAGATCGCGCGCCAGACCAACCTCCTGGCCCTGAACGCCGCCATCGAGGCTGCCCGCGCCGGCGAGCACGGCAAAGGTTTCGCAGTGGTTGCAAGCGAGGTGAGGAAGCTCGCGGAGCGGAGCCAAAAGGCCGCCGGCGAGATTTCTGAGCTCTCCGCCAACAGCGTGAACATCGCCGAGAAGGCGGGCGAGCTGCTGGCCAAGATGGTCCCGGACATCCAGAAGACCGCTGAGCTGGTCCAGGAGATCAGCGCAGCCAGCCGCGAACAGGACACCGGCGCCGAACAGATCAACAAGGCGATCCAGCAGCTCGACCAGGTCATCCAGCAAAACGCCAGCGCCTCCGAGGAGATGTCCTCCACCGCCGAGGAGCTCGCCTCGCAGGCCGAGCAGTTGCAGAGCACCATCGCCTTCTTCAAGATCGGGGACGATGGGAGGATCAGGTCCAAAGCGGTCAGGTCCGCGAAACCGGCGGGGAAACCCGGCTCCAAGCAGATGACCGCGGCCAAAGCGGCGGCTCATAGCGGCGCGGCGCACAACGGCGCGGCTCATCTGGGCAAGGCCGTCGGCGCCGACCTGGAGATGGACGAGGAGTTCGAGCGCTTCTAA
- a CDS encoding universal stress protein has translation MFKHILVPMDGSKLAEAALPAARFMAEKLDAQVTLFHVVEKDAPSQVHGQKHLTGSQEAHAYLQEVARTWFQGIPKVECHVHESETTLVSESIVAHAAELGHDLVVMCSHGRGKAFHLLFGSIAQKVIAGGTLPVLITHPDENGEPPPFCCCQILLPLDTDPEHEKGLPVVKSVARICNADLHITTVIPTYESLPPEEKVTARTLPATVARMLDLEARDASEHLAGVVQELVREGIHASAHVLRGDPAETIARAAQEAKIDLMVLPTHGKTGMAAFWTGSVAHGICSRSRCPLLLVPISEPSPAD, from the coding sequence ATGTTCAAGCACATCCTCGTCCCGATGGACGGATCGAAACTCGCCGAGGCGGCCCTCCCCGCCGCCCGGTTCATGGCGGAAAAGCTGGACGCCCAGGTAACCCTCTTCCACGTGGTGGAAAAGGACGCCCCAAGCCAGGTGCACGGCCAGAAACACCTGACCGGTTCCCAAGAGGCGCACGCGTACCTGCAGGAGGTCGCGCGCACCTGGTTTCAAGGCATCCCCAAGGTCGAATGCCACGTGCACGAGAGCGAGACCACGCTGGTCTCCGAGAGCATCGTCGCCCACGCCGCGGAGCTCGGCCACGACCTGGTGGTGATGTGCTCGCACGGGCGCGGCAAGGCGTTCCACCTCCTTTTTGGCTCCATCGCCCAGAAGGTGATCGCCGGGGGGACCCTGCCGGTCCTGATCACCCATCCCGACGAAAACGGGGAGCCCCCCCCATTTTGCTGCTGCCAGATCCTGCTGCCGCTCGACACCGATCCCGAGCACGAAAAGGGGCTGCCGGTGGTGAAATCGGTGGCGCGGATCTGCAACGCCGACCTGCACATCACCACGGTGATTCCCACCTACGAATCGCTCCCCCCCGAGGAGAAGGTGACGGCGCGCACCCTGCCGGCGACCGTTGCGCGCATGCTCGACCTGGAAGCGCGGGACGCCTCCGAGCACCTGGCCGGGGTGGTACAGGAACTGGTCAGGGAAGGGATCCACGCCTCGGCCCACGTCTTGAGGGGGGACCCGGCCGAAACTATCGCCCGGGCCGCCCAGGAGGCGAAGATAGACCTCATGGTGCTCCCGACCCACGGCAAGACCGGCATGGCCGCCTTCTGGACCGGCAGCGTGGCCCACGGCATCTGCAGCCGCAGCAGGTGCCCCCTGCTCCTGGTCCCCATCTCCGAGCCCTCCCCCGCCGACTGA
- a CDS encoding CBS and ACT domain-containing protein: protein MLVRDRMTQNPITIIPDISVTEALRLMSEKKIRRLPVVDRSGQLVGIVSDRDLLQASPSPATSLAIWEIHDLLAKLTVEKCMAKDVITVSEDTPLEEAARIMVDRRIGGLPVVNAGKLVGIITESDLFNILLELLGGRRQGVRLTVATTGAKGTLADVTKTIYEAGGNIVGLGFSEVDGDKADTWVNTFKVQGVPKEKLVEAIRPHVREIMDVRETS from the coding sequence ATGCTTGTACGAGACAGGATGACTCAAAACCCGATAACCATCATTCCCGACATCTCGGTGACCGAGGCGTTGCGTCTGATGAGCGAGAAGAAGATCCGGCGCCTTCCCGTGGTGGACCGCTCCGGGCAGCTGGTGGGCATCGTCTCAGACCGCGACCTGCTCCAGGCCTCCCCGTCTCCGGCGACCTCGCTGGCCATCTGGGAGATCCATGACCTCCTGGCCAAGCTCACCGTGGAGAAGTGCATGGCGAAAGACGTCATCACCGTCTCCGAGGACACCCCGCTCGAGGAGGCGGCCCGCATCATGGTGGACCGCAGGATCGGCGGCCTGCCGGTAGTGAACGCGGGCAAACTGGTGGGCATCATCACCGAGTCCGACCTATTCAACATCCTGCTCGAGCTTTTGGGCGGCCGCCGCCAGGGGGTACGCCTCACCGTCGCCACCACCGGCGCCAAGGGGACCCTCGCCGACGTCACCAAGACCATTTACGAGGCGGGCGGCAACATCGTGGGGCTTGGCTTCAGCGAGGTGGACGGCGACAAGGCCGACACCTGGGTCAACACCTTCAAGGTGCAGGGGGTGCCCAAGGAGAAGCTGGTGGAGGCGATCCGGCCGCACGTGCGCGAGATCATGGACGTGCGCGAGACCTCTTAA
- a CDS encoding response regulator, whose translation MTQTIMIVEDEEKLASLLGDYLKQSGFETEWIANGTEVVPRVREKQPDLMLLDLMLPGRDGLEICKEIRTFSKLPIIMITARVEEIDRLLGLELGADDYVCKPFSPREVVARVKTVLRRSVEQPAPSAGGLTLDQDRYSAQWQGHDLDLTVVEFKLLHFLYQTPGRIYSRTQLMDRIYPDQRIVSDRTIDSHIKKLRKKISAVAPDQELIHSIYGAGYKYEPPSHN comes from the coding sequence ATGACACAGACCATCATGATCGTAGAGGACGAGGAAAAACTGGCGAGCCTTCTGGGTGATTACCTGAAGCAGTCCGGATTCGAAACCGAGTGGATCGCAAACGGCACCGAGGTGGTGCCGCGGGTGCGGGAGAAGCAGCCCGATCTCATGCTGCTCGACCTGATGCTCCCCGGGCGCGACGGCCTGGAGATCTGCAAGGAGATACGCACCTTCTCGAAGCTCCCCATCATCATGATCACCGCCCGCGTGGAGGAGATCGACCGGCTGCTCGGCCTGGAGCTTGGGGCCGACGACTACGTCTGCAAGCCCTTCAGCCCCCGGGAGGTGGTGGCCCGGGTGAAAACCGTGCTGCGCCGCAGCGTGGAACAGCCGGCGCCGTCGGCCGGCGGCCTCACCCTGGACCAGGACCGCTACTCCGCGCAATGGCAGGGGCACGACCTCGACCTCACCGTGGTCGAATTCAAGCTTTTGCACTTTCTCTACCAGACCCCCGGGCGCATCTATTCCAGGACGCAGCTCATGGACCGGATCTACCCGGACCAGCGCATCGTGAGCGACCGGACCATCGACAGCCACATCAAGAAGCTGCGCAAGAAGATCTCCGCCGTGGCCCCCGACCAGGAGCTCATCCACTCCATCTACGGCGCGGGCTACAAGTACGAGCCCCCCAGCCACAACTGA
- a CDS encoding Nramp family divalent metal transporter, which translates to MTLPKNSTGSLDSRTVQSALEALSRETKKSRLARVFPFLGPAFIASVAYVDPGNFATNIQGGAQFGYLLLWVIVSSNLIAMLIQTLSAKLGLATGQNLAEHCRNQFPKPVSITMWIIMEAVAMATDLAEFMGAALGFQLLFGIPLLAGALLTALTTFGILGMERFGFRPLEAVISAMVAVIALCYVAEIFIAAPDWGDIAGHVIRPAFAGRESVLLATGIIGATVMPHAIFLHSSLMQGRIVVKDRKSLRTLYRYEIMDVVIAMGIASFVNMSMLIMAASTFYATGKTSVATIEEAYRTLEPLLGPAAKFIFGVSLLFSGLSSSSVGTSAGQVIMQGFIQRHIKPWIRRLVTMAPSLFVIAMGYDPTRTLVISQVVLSFGLPFAIIPLVLFTRRRDLMGDLVNKTATTACAGAAATLIVALNVYLIYATFFPG; encoded by the coding sequence GTGACATTGCCTAAAAACAGCACCGGCAGTCTTGACTCAAGGACCGTCCAGTCCGCCCTGGAGGCCCTGTCGCGCGAAACGAAAAAATCCAGACTCGCCCGCGTCTTCCCCTTCCTTGGTCCCGCCTTCATCGCCAGCGTCGCCTACGTCGATCCCGGCAATTTCGCCACCAACATCCAGGGGGGTGCGCAGTTCGGCTACCTGCTCCTTTGGGTGATCGTCTCCAGCAACCTTATCGCCATGTTGATCCAGACGCTCTCGGCAAAGCTTGGGCTCGCCACCGGCCAGAATCTCGCCGAGCACTGCCGCAACCAGTTCCCGAAGCCGGTGTCGATCACCATGTGGATCATCATGGAGGCGGTGGCCATGGCCACGGACCTGGCGGAATTCATGGGGGCGGCCCTGGGCTTCCAGCTCCTGTTCGGCATACCGCTTCTGGCCGGAGCCCTGCTCACCGCGCTGACGACCTTCGGCATCCTGGGGATGGAACGCTTCGGCTTCAGGCCCCTCGAGGCGGTGATCTCCGCCATGGTCGCCGTCATCGCCCTCTGCTACGTCGCCGAGATCTTCATCGCCGCCCCTGACTGGGGCGACATCGCAGGGCACGTGATACGCCCCGCCTTCGCGGGCAGGGAAAGCGTCCTTTTGGCCACGGGCATCATCGGCGCCACCGTGATGCCCCACGCCATCTTCCTGCACTCGTCGCTCATGCAGGGGAGGATCGTGGTGAAGGACAGGAAGAGCCTGCGCACCCTGTACCGCTACGAGATCATGGACGTGGTGATCGCCATGGGGATCGCGAGCTTCGTGAACATGTCCATGCTCATCATGGCGGCGTCCACCTTCTACGCCACCGGCAAGACCTCGGTCGCCACCATCGAGGAGGCGTACCGGACCCTGGAGCCGCTCCTTGGTCCGGCGGCGAAGTTCATTTTCGGCGTTTCGCTGCTCTTCTCCGGCCTCTCCTCCAGCAGTGTCGGTACCAGCGCGGGGCAGGTGATCATGCAGGGGTTCATCCAGCGCCACATCAAGCCGTGGATCAGGCGCCTGGTCACCATGGCCCCATCCCTGTTCGTCATCGCCATGGGGTACGACCCGACCCGGACCCTGGTGATCAGCCAGGTGGTGCTTTCCTTCGGGCTCCCCTTCGCCATCATCCCGCTGGTGCTCTTCACCCGCCGGCGCGACCTGATGGGGGACCTGGTCAACAAAACGGCTACCACGGCCTGCGCCGGGGCTGCGGCAACGCTGATCGTCGCCCTCAACGTCTACCTGATCTACGCAACCTTTTTCCCAGGATGA
- a CDS encoding DUF4124 domain-containing protein, protein MNKSLLFLLLGALIVCALPARLLADYYRYTDNRGVVHMTNKLQAVPAQYRDSMKVIREEPKKQPAGQPAGASQQAPESPSVQQEAPEPPPGRFAQLASSHLWLKPLLAVAAIAALFVGAGKLASWLSSPMLSRVIYISFFVGVMVFLYKTYVDYMVESSMKIKERAITMMKKSSNREMPDPAATAPNGASAVPMPASDSMNRP, encoded by the coding sequence GTGAACAAGTCACTGCTTTTCCTGCTGCTCGGCGCGCTCATCGTCTGCGCGCTTCCCGCTCGGCTTCTCGCCGACTATTACCGCTACACCGACAACCGCGGCGTCGTCCACATGACCAACAAGCTGCAGGCTGTTCCGGCTCAGTACCGTGACAGCATGAAGGTGATCCGCGAAGAGCCGAAAAAGCAGCCCGCCGGGCAGCCTGCCGGCGCCTCCCAGCAGGCCCCGGAAAGCCCGTCGGTGCAGCAGGAGGCGCCAGAGCCCCCGCCGGGGCGCTTCGCCCAACTCGCGTCGAGCCACCTCTGGCTCAAGCCGTTGCTGGCGGTAGCCGCCATCGCCGCCCTCTTCGTGGGTGCAGGCAAACTCGCCTCCTGGCTCTCCTCGCCCATGCTTTCCAGGGTGATCTACATCTCCTTTTTCGTCGGCGTCATGGTCTTCCTCTACAAGACCTACGTGGACTACATGGTGGAGAGTTCCATGAAGATCAAGGAGCGCGCGATCACCATGATGAAGAAATCCTCCAACCGCGAGATGCCCGACCCCGCCGCCACCGCCCCGAACGGGGCTTCGGCGGTACCGATGCCAGCCTCTGATTCGATGAACCGGCCGTGA
- a CDS encoding methylenetetrahydrofolate reductase: protein MKIIDKMDRSRQFISLEFFPPKDKSEWPGFFQVVDRLAQIKPLFASVTYGAGGSTKGDTLEIVSRLKNEHGLDTMAHLTCIGAYRGDLQLFLDSLAEAGVNDVLALRGDLPKDAPPEFSVCRTLLHASDLAAFIRESHPGMGIGVAGYPEVHPEAVDAEHDLRYLKLKLDQGGDFAITQLFFDNALYFDFVAKARSIGIDKPVIPGIIPVVSLKVIQRIVSLCGASLPAAYLAELEEADRKGGAPAVQEVGVAHARRQAEELLAAGVPGVHIYTLNRDQAVLDLVQGLTLQEL from the coding sequence ATGAAGATAATCGACAAGATGGACCGCTCCCGGCAGTTCATCTCTTTGGAGTTTTTTCCACCCAAAGACAAGAGCGAGTGGCCCGGCTTCTTCCAGGTGGTCGATCGCCTGGCGCAGATAAAGCCGCTCTTCGCCTCGGTCACCTACGGCGCCGGCGGCAGCACCAAGGGGGACACCCTCGAGATCGTGAGCCGGCTCAAGAACGAGCATGGCCTGGACACCATGGCGCACCTCACCTGCATCGGCGCCTACCGCGGCGACCTGCAGCTCTTCCTGGACAGCCTGGCCGAGGCCGGGGTGAACGATGTCCTCGCCCTGCGGGGGGACCTTCCCAAGGACGCCCCCCCGGAGTTCTCCGTGTGCCGGACGCTCTTGCACGCTTCCGACCTCGCCGCCTTCATCAGGGAGTCCCACCCCGGCATGGGGATCGGCGTGGCGGGGTATCCCGAGGTGCACCCCGAGGCGGTCGACGCCGAACACGACCTCCGCTACCTCAAACTGAAGCTGGACCAGGGGGGCGACTTCGCCATCACCCAGCTCTTTTTCGACAACGCGCTGTACTTCGATTTCGTCGCCAAGGCCCGTTCCATCGGCATTGACAAGCCTGTCATCCCCGGTATCATCCCGGTGGTGAGCCTCAAGGTGATCCAGCGCATCGTCTCCCTTTGCGGAGCGTCCCTCCCGGCGGCCTACCTGGCCGAACTGGAGGAGGCCGACCGGAAGGGGGGGGCGCCCGCGGTCCAGGAGGTCGGGGTGGCGCACGCACGGAGGCAGGCAGAGGAACTGCTCGCCGCGGGCGTTCCCGGGGTGCACATCTACACGTTGAACCGGGACCAGGCGGTGCTCGACCTGGTGCAAGGGCTGACGCTGCAAGAACTGTGA
- a CDS encoding ATP-binding protein — protein sequence MKLKIKYRLLFTMLAATGVVVVSMFLIMQWSVGHGFLAYVNTMEKDRLLRLAHVLEQSYSRNGSWDFLRQEPSTWPEMVAATREGREGGDNDAAQRRMGRRGFPNLSSQGQPPPPRFAFRFEGRVVLLDAGKRPVQGIPGNLDTAQVRKLTSDGEVVGYLALRPRQRLTDTYQLLFVQQQKLTMGLVAIVMLLVSAALSLPLAHRLVEPIKRLAASMHRLASGEYETRVPVGSNDELGQLARDFNTLALSLENNERARRRYLADISHELRTPLSILRGEIEALQDGVRPMGPESMRSLHAEVMHLSRLVEDLYQISMSDIGALNYRKELIDLTELIEDTLEPFAARFSQKNITLRQRLPDEDLTVFADGVRLNQLFSNLLDNSLKYTDQGGELSVRLAREGGRAVAEFADSAPGVKPEELPQLFDRLFRVENSRNRALGGAGLGLAICKNIVEAHEGTIVALPSPKGGVLIRIELPLTGSRT from the coding sequence ATGAAGTTAAAGATCAAATACAGGCTTTTGTTCACCATGCTCGCGGCAACCGGCGTGGTGGTTGTCTCCATGTTCCTCATCATGCAGTGGAGCGTGGGGCACGGCTTTTTGGCCTACGTGAACACCATGGAGAAGGACCGCCTGCTGCGGCTGGCCCACGTGCTGGAGCAGTCCTACAGCCGCAACGGGAGCTGGGACTTCCTGCGGCAGGAGCCGTCCACCTGGCCCGAGATGGTCGCCGCCACGCGGGAAGGGCGCGAGGGTGGCGACAACGACGCCGCGCAGCGCAGGATGGGTCGGCGCGGCTTCCCCAACCTCAGCAGCCAGGGACAGCCCCCCCCGCCCCGTTTCGCCTTCCGTTTCGAGGGGCGCGTGGTGCTGCTCGACGCGGGCAAGCGCCCCGTCCAGGGGATCCCGGGGAACCTGGACACGGCGCAGGTCAGGAAACTCACCAGCGACGGCGAGGTGGTCGGGTACCTGGCGCTCCGCCCGCGACAGCGGCTCACCGACACCTACCAGCTCCTCTTCGTGCAACAGCAAAAGCTCACCATGGGGCTGGTGGCGATCGTGATGCTGCTCGTGTCGGCGGCGCTCTCGCTCCCCTTGGCGCACCGCCTGGTCGAGCCGATCAAGAGGCTCGCCGCCTCCATGCACCGGCTCGCCTCGGGCGAGTACGAAACCAGGGTCCCGGTCGGAAGCAACGATGAGCTCGGGCAGCTGGCCCGCGACTTTAACACCCTGGCGCTCTCCCTGGAGAACAACGAGCGCGCGCGGCGGCGCTACCTGGCCGACATCTCCCACGAACTGCGCACGCCGCTCTCCATCCTGCGCGGCGAGATCGAGGCGCTGCAGGACGGGGTGCGCCCCATGGGGCCCGAGTCGATGCGTTCGCTGCACGCCGAGGTGATGCATCTGAGCCGGCTGGTGGAAGACCTGTACCAGATCTCCATGTCCGACATCGGCGCGCTCAACTACCGGAAGGAACTGATCGACCTGACCGAGCTCATCGAGGACACCCTGGAGCCGTTCGCCGCCAGGTTCAGCCAGAAGAACATCACGCTGCGGCAGCGACTACCCGACGAAGATCTCACCGTCTTCGCCGATGGTGTTCGCCTGAACCAGCTTTTCAGCAACCTTTTGGACAACTCGCTCAAGTACACGGACCAGGGGGGCGAGCTGTCGGTGCGGCTCGCGCGCGAGGGGGGCCGGGCCGTGGCGGAGTTCGCCGACTCGGCGCCGGGGGTGAAACCCGAGGAGCTGCCCCAGCTCTTCGACCGGCTGTTCCGCGTGGAAAACTCCAGGAACCGGGCCCTTGGCGGCGCCGGGCTTGGCCTCGCCATCTGCAAGAACATCGTTGAGGCGCACGAAGGGACCATCGTGGCGCTCCCCTCCCCGAAGGGGGGGGTGCTGATCAGGATAGAACTGCCGCTTACCGGGAGCAGGACATGA
- a CDS encoding DEAD/DEAH box helicase encodes MDFEQFNLHPKVQAGVVAVGYQTPTPIQIQAIPSVIAGQDVLGLAQTGTGKTAAFGLPLLHRLVEGTRGKVRGLVLAPTRELAEQINESLNALAQQTRLKCITVYGGVNINTQIKRLKEGADIVVACPGRLLDHISQGTVDLSGVEVLVLDEADQMFDMGFLPDVRKILRALPGKRQNLMFSATMPDDIRRLAHEILCRPVTVQVSRTAPAATVSHALYPVGQHLKTPLLFELLKHTDTESVLIFTKTKHRAKRVGEQLEKGGYKATSLQGNLSQNRRQAALDGFRDGTYQIMVATDIAARGIDVSLISHVINYDIPDTPEAYTHRIGRTGRAAKTGDAFTMVTGEDEAMVRSIERVLGAKIERRRVEGFDYTVPAPKKEVEFARPPREPQRRKQAAPAQGKAKPAEAKAAQGAGGKPSQPGSRNNSGPSRGPGGNRNQAGQRQGGSHPAGHGAGEGQRSGAQRPGNHAARRSGR; translated from the coding sequence GTGGATTTCGAACAGTTTAACTTGCACCCCAAGGTCCAGGCCGGCGTAGTGGCCGTGGGGTACCAGACCCCGACCCCCATCCAGATTCAGGCCATTCCCTCCGTGATAGCGGGGCAGGACGTGCTGGGGCTGGCCCAGACCGGCACCGGCAAGACCGCCGCCTTCGGCCTTCCCTTGCTGCACCGCCTGGTGGAGGGGACTCGCGGCAAGGTGCGCGGTCTCGTACTCGCACCCACCCGGGAACTGGCCGAGCAGATCAACGAATCGCTCAACGCGCTGGCCCAGCAGACCCGGTTGAAATGCATCACCGTCTACGGCGGCGTCAACATCAACACCCAGATCAAGAGGCTCAAAGAAGGGGCCGATATCGTGGTCGCCTGCCCGGGGCGCCTTCTGGACCACATCTCCCAGGGGACCGTCGATCTTTCCGGCGTCGAGGTCCTGGTTTTGGACGAGGCGGACCAGATGTTCGACATGGGCTTTCTCCCCGATGTGAGAAAGATCCTGCGCGCGCTCCCCGGCAAGCGGCAGAACCTCATGTTCTCCGCCACCATGCCTGACGACATCCGCCGGCTGGCGCACGAGATCCTGTGCCGTCCGGTCACCGTGCAGGTGAGCCGCACCGCCCCCGCGGCGACCGTCTCCCACGCGCTCTACCCGGTGGGGCAGCACCTGAAGACCCCGCTCCTCTTCGAGCTTTTGAAGCACACCGACACCGAGAGCGTGCTGATCTTCACCAAGACCAAGCACCGCGCCAAAAGGGTGGGGGAGCAGCTTGAAAAGGGGGGGTACAAGGCCACCTCGCTGCAGGGGAACCTGTCCCAGAACCGCAGGCAGGCGGCGCTGGACGGCTTCAGGGACGGCACCTACCAGATCATGGTGGCGACCGACATCGCCGCCCGCGGCATTGACGTCTCCCTGATCTCGCACGTCATCAACTACGACATTCCCGACACCCCTGAGGCGTACACGCACCGCATCGGCCGCACCGGGCGCGCCGCCAAGACCGGCGACGCCTTCACCATGGTGACCGGCGAGGACGAGGCGATGGTGCGCAGCATCGAGCGCGTGCTCGGCGCCAAGATCGAGCGGCGCCGGGTGGAAGGGTTCGACTATACCGTGCCTGCGCCGAAGAAAGAGGTGGAGTTCGCCCGTCCGCCCCGCGAGCCGCAGCGCAGGAAGCAGGCCGCTCCGGCACAGGGCAAGGCGAAGCCCGCCGAGGCCAAGGCCGCCCAGGGCGCGGGCGGTAAGCCGTCGCAGCCCGGCAGCCGCAACAACTCCGGTCCCTCTCGCGGTCCCGGCGGCAACCGCAACCAGGCAGGGCAGCGCCAGGGTGGCAGCCACCCGGCCGGCCACGGCGCGGGGGAAGGGCAGCGCAGCGGGGCGCAGCGTCCCGGCAACCACGCCGCCCGGCGCAGCGGCAGGTAA